Below is a window of Pyrobaculum aerophilum str. IM2 DNA.
CTGCTAGTTCTGGAAAATATAGTGCTGGCGGCGACATACGCCGCATTAGGAGTTGCCCTAATACTACGCAGATCTAAAACAACGCTGGGGATTACAGCGCTAGTGGCATCCTTTAACGCCGGCAGAGTGAGCAGGACCATTTGGTCGCCCACAACTGGCGTCGGCGGTTTAGCCGCAGAACACGCCCCTCTTCTGCTCTACTTAATCATCGTCGCAGTGCTGGCCGTGTATTCGCTACTCAGAGAGAAATAGCTTGCGCAAAAAATATTAAATGATGTTTTAGAGGAGGGTTGCATGAAGTTCCCAATTCTAATCATTAACTTCAAGGCGTATTATGAGGCGTCTGGCCGCCGCGCAGTTCATATAGCCAAAGCCGCCGAGAGAGTTGCAAAAGAACTCGGCGTGAATATAGCCGTGGCGCCTAACCACCTCGAACTGGCGCTAGTGGCGCAGTCTGTGGAAATACCCGTATACGCCCAAGGTGCCGACGTCGAATCTCCAGGCGCGCACACGGCACACGTCGCCGTCGACAACATTAAAGAGGCAGGCGCGTCGGGCCTTATTTTAAACCACAGCGAGGCGCCCCTCAGGCTAAACGAAATAGCTAAACTAACTGCCAGGGCTAAAGCCGCTGGGCTTGACGTAGTTATCTGCGCCCCCGATCCGAGGACCAGCCTTGCCGCCGCCGCCCTAAGCCCGCATGCAGTCGCCGTTGAGCCCCCCGAGCTGATCGGGACCGGGAGGGCTGTCTCCAAGTATAAACCCGAGACTGTTGTGGAAACTGTCCAGCTAGTGGGGAGGCACTTCCCTGACGTCGCCGTAATAACTGGGGCGGGTATTGAGAGCGGAGAGGACGTTGAAGCCGCGCTTAAACTCGGCACGAGGGGAGTGTTGCTGGCAAGCGCAGCCGTGAAGGCAAAAGACCCATATCTTAAGATCTTAGAATTGGCGAAACCGCTCGCGGCGGGGCCGCCTTAAGTGTCCGCCGCTCATTTGCCCCCAATTCGGGGGTGAAATCACAGTCGCCCTATTTTATAAATTTTTAATGTACTCAACCCACAGCTCGAGATCTCTTAGATCTATGCGCCGCTTGGCGCCCCCCTCCTCTTCCACATAGGCGTCTGTGAGTTTTACCTCTCCCCCCTGGACAACTCCCCTCACTACAATGCGCCTTCTCTCGTCTCCGGCCTCAGGGTTTGAGGCGGCATCGCCAATAGTTGGCGTCGTGAAGAAGATCTCCACCACTCCCCCTCTCACCACGACTTCGTAGCCGCCTTCTCTCAGTTTGAGTATTTTTTCCAGCGGCACCATGTATTTACGAATTTCCTATAAATTTTTGGCTAAGCGATGTTTATTAACATTATAAACTTAGTTGAATATGCTACCGCCAGCGGTGCTTAGACAGCTGTACGTCCAGGGGAGCTTGACCAATACCCCCGAGGGCGCTGCCTTTAAGTTGAAAAACTCCCTGGCGCCCGCCACTGTCATCGGCCTTGAAATAGCCGTTGACGGCCAGAAGATCCCCCCCGATAAGATTTATATAATTGCCGCGGGGCAGAAGAGGGCGGCATCTGAGCTAGCCTCAGCGGGGCAGAAATTCAATGTACGAGACGAGGTAACCATAGTGCTTGGAGGCGTGACGCTGACGCCGGGAGCCCACAAACTGGACATAAAGGCCAAGACTAAGGAGTGGGGAGAGCTGGCCTTTGACGTCACCGACACGCCGAGATAGAGTAAAACCTATTTACAAACTCCTCCAATATTTTTTTCAACTCTCCCAGTTCTGGCGCCAACTCGGGCGCGGCCTGAGCGAGGAGTAAAGCGCCTGACAGAGTCCTAATACCCGCTGAGGCGACCTTAACC
It encodes the following:
- the tpiA gene encoding triose-phosphate isomerase, which encodes MKFPILIINFKAYYEASGRRAVHIAKAAERVAKELGVNIAVAPNHLELALVAQSVEIPVYAQGADVESPGAHTAHVAVDNIKEAGASGLILNHSEAPLRLNEIAKLTARAKAAGLDVVICAPDPRTSLAAAALSPHAVAVEPPELIGTGRAVSKYKPETVVETVQLVGRHFPDVAVITGAGIESGEDVEAALKLGTRGVLLASAAVKAKDPYLKILELAKPLAAGPP